The sequence below is a genomic window from Montipora capricornis isolate CH-2021 chromosome 14, ASM3666992v2, whole genome shotgun sequence.
CAATGCACAGATTATTACCTGtttataatttaaataatatggTATGAACTTataatcctaaccctaaccctaacctttaaCTATGCTTTATTTAGGGTCAAGTCTTTTTAAAGTGCagaggcactaattggggacacagaaatcaaatcaaagtaaCTCATATCATATTATCAATAACATAATATTGTTGGTGTTTGAGGAAAGgtgaaaaaccggagtacccggagaagcAAGCCCTGCTCcctaaaacaaacaagaaacttGACACTCTCAGGTAGTGAAGTAGCCCCAGGCTCTGCAGTTTGAGTTATTTTAACCGTGTTATGGTGTGAAAAGGAACGTGGCGGGTAAAAAATGGCAAGCAAATTGAGCCAGGCGGGGAACCTCGCCTCACCATGTTCTTACCTTTATTTGATGTAAACAAACTTACAATGTCATATGCTTTTGTAACATTGTTTATGTTATATTATCTTTCTGAAGCATCTCACCCGCATAGCCAGTCCAGATCTTTGCAAAAGGGACCATTGtcccaaatttttgtacacacTATATGTTTTTCATAGCCAATTGAAAATGCTGAAGAAATACTTGTAATCACCCTTATGTAGTAAAATACATGCAAGGAAAATTATATAACAGTTTCATACAGTGAAAAGTGAAAGGTTCAATCAGTCCCAATCTAAAGGgcctaggtcacgctattttaggtaattttgtttaattttgttaattatgagctctaaacatcaAAGTGGCatagcaagagtctttcatttgcaaaatcacggccacataacaactgagaatgattttccagctttgtaaatgacattttgatatagactgatataaatttgaaaaaaagtaggccgacgtttttcaaatttacccaaattcaatccatttcaatcctctccagttttgtcatTCCATGtgccttcttggcttccctgtgttttgttagagttcttctatagttgtgaacagttattttgatattttagtcaggccttctgatagggtgttATGATGCGCAGGTTATTGGATTAGAaaagccaattatgcgataaataatgtaaattatgcgattttttttctgagcaattttaagcttgtttttcaagctttcaggataaaaaaaaaacatgtttttactgccctaaagacattttgaacacaaaagaacagtaataattattatgaatctTGATCGACATTTTTGTGGGCagtattatatttctgaacagatttgctAAGCTGAacaaagggcgtgtttgtgttacaccaatcGGCGACTCTTTAAGAATGGGATTCGTACCAGGCCCCcgacatgcaaaataacgccttgaactttgaatgtttacgaaatcgaaggtaacaaaggatttttagccgttttccaaggtaaatcatcttaaaaatggcgtatttatgcaggaactcctaagaaacttgttgatttatgttttattttatgaattttgtgcgttgttttgtgaattatgtgatttttcttgaattgtgcgatcggatgagATTTAAGGTCGACTGTACGAAATCGCACCATcacgtaatatcagaaggcctgtttagttaattctatgaccattctatcagtgctgaaattgcctaaaattgtgtGACCTAACCCCTTTAATGTCTTTGACTAAGGTACGTTGGCAAAACTCGTTGTGGTCTCGCCACTGATACAGAAAATACAGGCTAGCAATggcaatttttgaattttgatgTATGCAGCAGTCTGTCACACTAAAAATTAGAGACCTTAACCCATtaactcccaggggttcccaaGTCTAGTCCAAGTCTagctggtttaggccggtttggacgtcaaaggatGATGATGACGGCTGCGAGAATGTTgtcttaaaatattatttcctgttattgtaataattttgcaattACTTCAAGTTGCTCAGCATGGAAATTGTGTGTCCacattccagaaataaaatttgGGAGAAccgtgtggatatttagagagaaaattgagaaTTTGTTGTCAGGTGCTCACATCCTCCACACAACCTCATACTTGGTCATTTCTAGTCAGGACAAGAATGGCAAAGTAATGCATCAAAACATAAAACACACATACGGGGCATGCACTTGTTTTTGCTCAGTAAACCTCATTGTCATGTTGAATTCTCATAGTCATTGTCGTGGTCCCTGCTTAAGGTCTCTATTTTAATTGAAGAGGGTAGACATGCATCAGAGAGCCTCATATGCGTGTTATGGGAATATTCATTCCTGTCTTTCTTTCCGGTCTTGACTGTAATGACTCACTGTGATGTCACTCTACACTGAGTTTCATTTGCTCCAGTTTGATGTGGTCGATACCATATTTTTTAACCAGTAAAATATGTTGTTAGCTGTCACCTGACTTTGCTCTTTGTGATGTACACCGTACCCATTGAAGATGCTAAACTGGAAGTACCAAGTACATTTTCTGCTCTGTGCTGGGTGAAAAACTGTTTGTCTCTCATAAAATATTAGGTTATTATAGTGTACATGTTATATTGCATAACAGTTTGTTCTTATTGCACCCACAGTACTGTCAGTGCAGTTTCCTGTAAGATAGAATGTataatgtaacattttcttttggTTAATACAGTCATTGAGTTATCAGTCACCTTGTGCCTTTATTCACCAAAGGAGATCACCAAACAACTTTAGTATTAATTGTTCTGTTTTGCTTTGCATCTTAAAAAACAGCTGTGATGTTCACTGCAAGTGATATCTTGACCCAACAACTGGTTGAAAAAAAGGCTTCATTCCATGATGGTAGGAGAACGTTACGTATGTGTATAATGGGTGTCATTGTTGGACCTATTCAAAGGACATGGCTCCTTACACTGGAACGCTTTTTACCTCCAACATCCAAGGTGCAGATTGTCAAGAAACTGATTATAGACCAGACAATTTATGGACCTTTTATTGTGTTCTTCTTTTACACCCTGTCTGGAACTCTTGCTGGCAAAAATCCTCTTGAAATAAAGCAGTTGTTGCAAGAACGATACATCAAGACTATGAGCACTGCCTACAAGGTTTGGCCCATAGTGCAGACTGTAAACTTTACTTTGATTCCTGTCCAGCATAGAGCTAATTTTGTCCAATTGGTTTCTTTGTGTTGGAATATGTATTTGACTTGGATGTCAAACAAACCTGTCATCAGTCAGGAAGTACAGGATGAGAGTCAGCATGCTAAGTCAAATTTGTCAACAGACATAATAAAGAAGAACTGAATAAAGACCAGATATCACAAAGTTATTATACAGCTGCAATAGGTTGTTAGTTCAATGGTATTACGTTGactcaaataggccatttctgagttcatgtctgcctcctctttaaagccagtgtaagtgcaaagtttttccgATGGAAATtagtttcattcatatgtattaaggacggtgcctactaattaaagatatttttgccccgatgagTGAttttgcaggaaatgtagatcttaacaagtgttataatgaaacccaaaaagaaaattgggggtaaccacgcatttttcaaagataattcacgaataatattaatttgtaaaaagctttaaaatacaaagcaaggTATGACGTTCTTgcttaaattgaagcttaattatctctcaaaaatacatggttacgcccaattttcattttggatatgaagactacttactaagatctactttctccggatacttttaaaccgagcaaaaatatccctgtattagtaagcatcggcgatgggaaatccgagtatctggagatgcacaGAACATATGCATgcgcaaaaataacaatagtaggcaccgtccttaaaagtagaactaattaccatcgcAAAACTCACTTTGAAatggaggcagacatgaactcagaaatggcgtATTCATGTATCACAGCTTTGTTCTGTTGTCTTGTAGTTGAAGGAATTGgaactacatgtactttcaATTGAGTTTGTGCTGgagttttaattttcttatgTACAATTTAATGATTTAGTTATTTTAGTAACTAAATCATAATATTACTTAaaagtaatattattatgaACTATCACAGGTTTTTATTTATGGTTTAGAAGACCAGAATTTTTTGAGTTTAGATCTATATTTAGTGGATTAATTTTACTATAGTAAATCTGTTAAGTGATTAAAGGCAGACACAATACGGGCAGGATATTTGCATTTATATGAGTGGCAGTGTTGCATCACATAGAAAGTTTCAAGATGTGATGCAGCTCTGTCGTCAACATTGTGGTGTACTTATTCAGTGTTGTCCAAGCATTATTTTTGGTGCAAAATtctaaatgaaaatttaatggaAAGTTGAAGTAAATTTAAGTACAttggccactttcaaaaataccataatactctgtGTTTGCcctacaatttttttctttattttcttttgcaacAGATTTCCTTAATATTTCGGCTCTGAAGAGTGCGAAGAAATTCGAAACCACATTGAACAATGCTAGAATTTTGCTAAGCTGAGTAAGAGACAACTGAAGATTTATACTTCTATCATTCACCAAAGTTTGCTTGCGAATCTCATTTTAAGAAAACgtctcaagagaaactggaaacaatacgtatgcaaattttggagggcaagcAAAGAGTACTATGGTGTTTTTGAGAAGTGGCCTATGTaggatatttaacaataataattattccatgagcgcgcgttggatatgagatgatagatagccaacaaggtgcgtagcgccaagttggctataatcgtttcatatccaacaagcgcgggtggaataattgttttattaaaaacgcccccaaaatatcgaaaactagactacaataaaaataaaaaggcccaaaaaatcacgcgtatgcttgccgtgtttgtggatcatggtataatggctcataacccatgatggcttagcaaATCAAAACTGTCGAATTGCATTTTCCagtgatccagtttttaataatgcaTGAGATATACTAATATTCTACCGCATATTATTaacacatttcttttgtttttccttcatGGATAATCTGTGAGTTGAATGGGATATTTGCAATGGAAAGTTTAGTGCGGCTATAGCAGTAAGTTGTTGATACAGAATGGGACACAAGTACTGTGTCCCACTAATGAAAGGAATGTCTGTATTAGGAAATCTGTCAACTGCTCCTAATCATctttaagccctggccaaacgagagcgagagttgacAAGAGTTGAAACTCCTGAGAGTGATCGAGAGTTGGCCAAACGAGAACCAGAGTTGACTGGAGTTTCTCCAGAGTTTCACTTGTAAAAAAGAGAGACCCTGAGAAAACCCTTTCTGACGTAAATATGGCGACTAGCCAGCCGGTATATTCAGCTAGCCAGATGGCAAAATGAAGTTTGTGCGTAAGCTTATGCATGTTTATTTCTAATGCTTATGTATTTTGGTTGTCATTTCCCTATTGTGACAGTCTTTGGAGAAAACTTGGCGTTGCTCTTGGTCCACGAGTcatattttttttgcctttttttgtcTGAGcccgctggaaaaaaaaagtaattgcTTACCGCAAAACTCTCGCTCAAACTCTCGTGCGAGGCCAAACGAGATAAAACTCTCGCACACTCTCAACTTTTTTATCAGAGCCAGCTGGGAAAAAGTAACCATAGTAATTGCTAACGGCAAAACTCTTGCTCAAACTCTCGTGCGCAGCGAAACGAGACAAAGCTCTCGCCAACTCTCATGAAAAACTTGAGCAGGTTTAAATTCGATGAAAGCTCTTGAGAGTCGATGAGAGTAGCCGAGAGTGGATTCATGAGAGTTCCTGGCCAAACCAGAGGGAGAGTTTCAACTCTCGTCAACTCTCATCAACTcccgctctcgtttggccagggctttacaGTGAAACGAAATTCAGGGGCATCCAACGATCGGATGTCTTTGTCAGACAATGCTTTAAAAGCTCGTTTTGTGAGTTTGTAGCTGCCCCGCAAAATATTTATCAGTTCGGATGTTTTACATGTAAGGGAACGTCAGGTCTGTATAATTTCTAGGTGGATTTTTTGCGTCATCCGAAACTTCCAGCAATGGTGACGGGTCTGATCAAATTAACATTACGTAGTCTTTCTATTTATCCCGAGAATTTTACAGGACGTTTTCTTAAAATATGATTTTCAAGCAAACTTTGGCGAAAATGATAGAAGTATAAATCTTCAGTTGTCTTTCACTCGGCTCAGCAGAATTCTGGAGTTGTTCAATGTGGTTTTGAATTTCTTCGCACTCTTCAGAGCCGAATTGTTAAGGAAATCTGTTGagaaaaatgtccaaaatcTTACTGTTCCGGTCCACGAAAGTCTGAGTTCGAATAATCTAGCCTACCTTCTCCAAACAGGTATTTCCCAAAGTTTCTCGTCGGATGCCCCAGTACATTGGGGTCCTATAATATAATTTACCTGTTACTATTGAAGTTGAAAGCCATATTTTCTGTTCCATTTATTTGTAGTTTTATCTCAGAATCAATTTGGCCCAGTTATTTGAGTTTACAAAGACCAAACCATGGAAGAACACTGTGACGGCATGTAGACTTAAATTGCACCAGACCCAGTAACAGCTCCTCCATGTTCGTTGGGTTATTCTTTCAGTTGTATTCATgcgtttgttttcgttttaacCCTCTTTGCAATAGTACTAGCTAAAAATATGGCGCAGGCTGCTCTCTCAAATATCATTCACTGTTCCCACATTTTTCTGGCAATCCCCGGCAATAGATTTTTATTGTGCCGGAAACATCTCAGTGTGCTAGAAGTTATCGACCGTCAGATTtgtggtcagtgtaaaacgtaTATTGCAGACTAGGGGTTAAATTAAATGCTTAGTGCTGAGCATACGTTTCTTATGTTCTGGGAAGTAAAAGAGTAGTTAACGTTCTATGAACATATCCAGTTTAAAAATGGAGCGTCGCTCATCGTAGTTTGATGAACGAGTTAAACACTACGAGAAAGACCTCCAAAAAACACAATTGTGTCGTCTGAAACGTTTTGTGTTATTAAAGGTGCCTCTCGTTTCTTTTTACATCCGATTTTGTTCTTTGGCTGATGTAATTACTACTTTTAAGTTTCCTTAGTCCCAGTTTTTTATTCTCCATTCAACCGTCATTTTAACCAAAAACTATTTCAAGTtgcaaatattgaaaaaaaaaacaagtctATATGCCAAGCACACTTGAAATAGACAGTTGAGTGAATGTATGAATGTAACTGGCTGTTGCAAATTTGTCTCATTTATTTTATGTATCTAATCGACCCCAGGGATTCAGCCTTAAGCCCCTCATCCGTTaacctgcgagcaggctctctcttcgCGGTGGGAGTGAGAGAAGGAGAGCTCTCCTTGTGCGCTGTGATTACCGTGACTGCGTCTGCTATCGGTCTATGCCTATTCTTTTCGAGGTTGGGCTGTTGTCGAGGTAGTAAGCAGCGAGATACTTTAGATCCGAACTTCAAGGGTCTCCGAAAACTTGGCAGCTGGAATGGCCAACCAGGAACAAAATGTTTCTAAAAAACTCAACAATTTCTGTTTAATGTTTCATGTGCGCACCGTGAAATGgggaaataatttatttttgaaaacaatatttttttcacttgatTTACTTAAAACTTGCCGCGCGAccaaatgaaaaggaaattctCCATTTGAATTTGTGCCTTAAAAGAGTGTACGTACTCTAAGCGTTCTTGTTTCTATAAAGAATTAAATGGGACTGAGAGAAACTAGCTAGATCGATTCGTACCATTCCTTGCCCTTTCCGTCTCTGTTGATGAGAAAAACTCCGTCTTTCTTGTTGCATGCAATCTCAAATCCAAGTGCGAGAGTCTGGGTTCTAAGGCAGCTAGATCGCTGGCGCAGGATGTTTTGAATGTCGTCAGGTTACTCGTCACCAAACGTCCCTATGGTAACTGTAAGTTTTAAACTAACAAATAAACCGTTTGGAAATCACATTTCCAATCCAAACAAAATGGTGATACTCCAGAAACATGAAAATCAAGTATATACAGACATTGTCCGCACTTTAAAGCAAAATTTTCGGACAGAAGTCCAAACTTCTTCCAATTTAGAGACCCATTGTGAAAGGAAAGTAAGAATCCGGAACGAATGCTATTACAAATCGCAGACCTTGGATGACCATTGGCGAGAAAGATACAACCGACACGTGAAACAGAGCGTTCGAGGATTTTATACGCCGGCCCATGTACCGTACGCTTCCGTTGGAGATGTTTGTCTGGATATCAAAGATCTTGTTTTAAATACGGTGGGATGTGGTCAGGCCGACCTCGAGAAGGTCAGTATATATAAGCTTAAGGCCCGACGGCAGCGGTTTAACAATATTGTGCAGTTTTTTAGCACTTCTTTCTGCAATTTTGGAAAGGAACGTATTCAGTTCAAATACTGCGGATTTAATCTACGCTTCCCCAATAATTAAACTTCAaagcccggttgttcgaaaggtgATTTATCTTAGAACTGCCATAAAttttcgtttcatgttttcaactttttggtgaaagtttcttttgcttattaatttttgtttttcaagattgacttcttctaatgtaaagttttgccaaatgaTCGGCGTTGAACAGCAtgtgggagtagagaaataaacttcttggttaatttttaatctgggattagcgttaatcggtttttgaacaaccgggcccagtgcTATAAGGAAAAATTTGGAGTAGTTTGTCGAAGGTTTTGGCTAAATAAGAACGCTTAGCTACACAAAtcaggaattttttttagaaattcgAGACTTCAACAGGTATTTCAAAAAATCTCGAGAATTTTAGAGCAATTCGAACTTTCCGCCGATATTTTGGCAACGTTTTTTGTGTTCCTACCGACCAAGAGAGGGTTCGGTCCACTCATATGCTACAGCAGTGCCTAGAGCAGAACAAAGCAGCGGTTTTTAATGCTGTCATTGGTAATAAACGATGTTTTACGATTACAactcattttttcttgttatatCGCTATAAAATAAAAACCGAAATTTGTTGAGAATTTCCGGGAATTTTAGAgagtttttggagaattttagaTATTTCTAATAGAATTTCAGAGCATTTTTCAGGAAATTCGGAAATACTTTTTTGGCCATTTTTCAGGAATTATATATATGCAAAAATTAAAGCCTACTCAAAGTTTCCTGCTCTGCATTCCGTTTTCTAATTTAAGGTGTTGATCGATATGACTTACCTGGAAAAAATagctaaaatcaaacaagtcTCCGGTTTTTGGCAATTTTATCATTTGCCGTAAATGGAACGTCGTTTTAGGCTTGGGTTTAAAGGATAGTTCCATCTTTCTAAGCTTTTCTTGCATCGAAACGTACCTTTGCATAGTGCTTGAATATTTATCTTAGAACTGACTCAGTGTTTGCCGTGTCATCTCGCAAGCCCTTCTTTgctctaaaaaaaaaacgtgggCATTACTCATATCGTTTGACAACCAGTAGAATCGGGATCCGCTTCAAAACCAACTAAAAACCTAACAAAACTCACTCAATGGATTAAATGCTtcttttgaagtgcgggttaaagGCAAAAGGGCGAAGTGATAAAAATTGTCTTTTATAAACAAGTGCGAGGATTTCTTCTACCTTTCATCGGTAGCCCGCTCTtcaaatacatacatttatttcatcgaatcctttcacgggaacaaatgagcaaCACATTGTCCTGCTTTCAAATAAGTGGCCTCATTGCTCAGTTGCTAGAACATTGCCGGCACCGGCATCCCTAGGGTCTGTCAGATTATGCCGGCATAATTTTGAGCATAATACTATATCTGGAGCATTAGGCATAATGCTGGCATAATACTTATATTTTTGCAGCATAATGCTGTTGATACTGAAAACTGGGAGAAATGTATGGAAATTTTGCCAGCAACTCGCTCTAGAATGTATAAAGCTGATAAAAGCGGGGAATATTTTAGAAACTTGATACCTTAGACTTATAGTCTAGTGCATTTTGGTATAATCGAAGGCCTGGTTACCGCTTTATACCCATTGAGTTTTTTCGTTAACGTGATATTTAAACCAAGGGCCAGGGAACATTAACGTTCAAACACTTTGAGGCGTGAACGTTGTCAATGTCAAGTTAATTTTTGTTACAGGTCATAAAACATGTAATGAAAAGAATGTACATTTTTGA
It includes:
- the LOC138032981 gene encoding protein Mpv17-like; this encodes MVRSNPISKIWSAYQRCLSTKPWRTQLLTSAVMFTASDILTQQLVEKKASFHDGRRTLRMCIMGVIVGPIQRTWLLTLERFLPPTSKVQIVKKLIIDQTIYGPFIVFFFYTLSGTLAGKNPLEIKQLLQERYIKTMSTAYKVWPIVQTVNFTLIPVQHRANFVQLVSLCWNMYLTWMSNKPVISQEVQDESQHAKSNLSTDIIKKN